A region of the Lagopus muta isolate bLagMut1 chromosome 2, bLagMut1 primary, whole genome shotgun sequence genome:
CTGGAGTTTGTTCCATAGGATGGCTCACATTTAATCTGGGCTCGAACTGGGTTGTACAATCCATCTCCCACCACACCGGGCTCCTGGTGCTCGGGCGCCAGGAATCGGGGGCCTTGGGAGCAAGGGGAAGAGGAGAGCTCACACAGACGTAGGCTGCAGGGGGAGCCACCACTGCCGTCCTCTGCATATGAGTAGGAAGAGCACGAGCTGGAGGTCCTCGTTCTGGTCTCTAAAGGAGGTGAGCGAGGGCAAACTTTAATTGGCACTGGACAGCTGGTGTTCGGCCGCATCCTTCCTGACAAGTGATCAGCTGTCAGTCCGCTGTGGGAATAGGTCTGAGAGCTGGGGAGAGACTGGCTACCACCAGCCCACAGACCCTTTGGCACAGTCTCAGTGAGGTCTTTGTCCAAGCTGCTCACACCAGAATATGAATGCACCGAAGTGTTTACTTGGTCACAAGCGTTTGAAGAGAATATAACACTCCTCCTGTCCAGTTCCCCCTCTTGCTTACAAAGAGTTTCAAAGCCGGGCCCCCTGAGCGGCGATCCCACCGTGAAGTTGGAAGCATCCTTTTGCATGGCATGGGACTGTCCGTAGTTCCCTGTGAAAGGGACGTAATCAGTTTTGTGGTCACCCTGAGTTGTCCCTTTTTCAAAAGGGCACGCTGGACTCCTGCCAAAGTGCTGTTGGGAAGTGCTGGGGAAGCCAACCAAATCTatactttttgttctgttgaaGAAAGACCGCAAGCAAGAAGGAGAAGACCCACTTTTTGGCCTGTCGACGCAAGTGGGGCTTGGCTGTTTCCTGTCCATTTCAACATCCCCTTCTTTATCCCTGATGTCAGGTTCATCTCCAGACAGGCAAAGCGTGATGCTTTCTTCATCATTCTCTTCATTCTGAGGCTCACTTTTTATCTGCCCCATAGCAAGTCCTGATTTGAGGCTGTTTCCAGAACTCTCTTCACTGAATGTGCTTGCAAAACCTGAGGTACTGATGTGTGATGTGTTGTAGACATTCTTGGTACAAGCAAGCTGGTATTTCTTGTATCTGGGGTACCGCGTCACTGCATCTTTGTCCAAATTGTCCTTGCTGTCTCTCAGCATGTCAGAGTTGGGCAGAATCCCTTCTCCTTTGTCTGCGCCAGCAACGGTGGTTTCAAAATTGAAGGGCTCCTGGTGCATTCTCTCTCTTGGGCAAGATATTTTTGACGTCTCCGATTCCATCGTCTCCTCCTCATCTCCATCCGAGTTTTCCTCATCATGCATGCGCTGACAAGTGGTATCTTTTTTGCACAGGAACAGGCCATCTTCGTTGTTCAGCAGCTGCGTCTGAAGGAAGCTGAAGCAGGAGTCCTCCAGGTTGTGCATGCGCAGGAACTCAGCACAATGGATGACCTCCTGGATGTTTTCTCTGCTGAGTAACAGCTTAGCAGTGTAGGCAAACTGTAGCAATGGACCAAATCCTCTGACAGTGACCTGcagaaaaaagagggaaattgCCAGCATTACCATCAGCTCTTTGCTATCATCCCAAGTCCTCCATTATGTAGTTAGATAACCTAACAGATCtaacattcagaaataaatactgcatgGTACCAATTGTGCTTCTGTCAGGTCAGTTGTGATGCTACATCCAGAAACGAACacaactgcttttattttgcttctctaCATCATGTTGCTTAAATAACTCAAAGACCTGTGAACCAAGCTTCTGCTGTaataaaagatggaaaaaacagaCTAGTGTGCAAACTGCTAATTCTTGGATGGATCTTGTTTTCACTGTGATGTAGCATATCACCATCAAAGTAACTATTCAAACTTGATTCTTCTGCCCTGATGGAAGCTCTGATGAACAGTGATTCCaaacataaaatacaatttaaatcCCAGAGACGTTTTGGAAAGGAAGCATTTAATATTATAGACAAATTCTTCTCATACTGTTCCTGATTTTAGTGAGCCTAAGGTACAGCTGACAGGAAAGCAATCCATACTCATAATTCAAATAATGCAAATTGCTCTAAATCTCACCTTCGTACATAACTTTCCATCATTTTCTTTATAGAAAGAATAACAACTGTTTCCAGGAGTTTATGGGTCTGGGTTATGCATCATtacttgtcctttttttctcattacacCAGCTATACCATATTTACATAGTCACATATAAAAGGTATGCGCTTTCTCCCTCTAGCTCTGTTTACAGCGATGTCTTCACATCAAACATCTAACTAGCAAACAACTTGCTAAGCCACGTATATATGCATACTGTTCATTTTTTACCCTCAATGTATTGGCACAGActtctgttatatttttttctgcaatggGCAGGAGACAAAGGCAGTTGAAAAACTCAGTGAGAGGGTACTTACACACCAGGGCTCACAATCACATATTACAGTGTTTCCACAAGAAGGAGATTCACTAAGTTGAGATTTGAAAGACAACAACTCAATTTTCTTCCAATGGAATTAAcattgctgagcagtgcagagaGTGAGAATGATGCTGCACagtcactgctggagctgctctgtgaagGGAGACACTGAGCTTCCACTCCCTGCTCCTAAATGCTATTTCATGCAAAACAGATGCATTCTGGAATATCACACTGCCTCTCTTGCTTGAAAATCACAACTGGCATGTTACAGAATGGCTCTGCCACCCGAAATTTTGTATTTCCTCCAgcatggaggagcagcagtggaTGGTTTTGAGTCTACTGCTCCAGAGCTTAGAGAGGCATCAGGGCATGCATTTCTGATGGTCTTATTTCATGATTAGTACAAATCTGAGTGAATAAGTAGGTTCATCCCAATGAAAAGCCTATAAATTCCTTACACTGCCTTAGAACCAGTGGTAGAACTCACAGATCTTTACTGAAAATCCTGACTTCCAGAAACAAGCCTTTGTTATTCACACATCTGTACTTGTGATGCTGGATTATGAAGACACCACAAATGGTGCAGACTctgatggagagaaaaatattttaaaatacctctAAAATCACTCCCAATAGCTCTTCCTTACATAATATTACTGCTCTATCTGCTATTTTAAGAAGCAGCACATTTTCATGCACACACTTACACACTTgcacatttctgttttacagtaTTCCTCCGGTTCAGAACCGCCTAGTAACAGCTGGCTATTAAACTGATCTCTGCCTTATCAGTGTTACACTTTCTGCCTATTTGTTAGATTATCAGCTCACTAAAGGCCTATCTGCATTTTATCTATGCAGTATGATTAACAAAATTGCTCAGAAACTTAATGAGCTACTCACAGTATTTCTTTGATAAGATCTTCAGTGTTACTATGCATTTCATAAGCTCGGCAGCAGTGTGGGTCCCTAGGAGCAGCCATAAATACCAGCTGGGGTTTTCGGGTCACTTTTGCATAGCAGGGACTGTGGAGCACAAAGCCAGTTCTCCTGGCAGTGGTGCCCCTTGGCCACTAGGTGGAACGActgcaaagcaaattaaaagcattttccgTGCTGGGCCAGGGTTTCACCTGCCTCCccaggctgcagagcctggGGGTGACTCACAGCA
Encoded here:
- the BACH2 gene encoding transcription regulator protein BACH2 isoform X3; amino-acid sequence: MSVDEKTDSPMYVYESTVHCTNILLCLNDQRKQDILCDVTLIVEGKEFRAHRAVLAACSEYFLQALVGQTENDLVVSLPEEVTVRGFGPLLQFAYTAKLLLSRENIQEVIHCAEFLRMHNLEDSCFSFLQTQLLNNEDGLFLCKKDTTCQRMHDEENSDGDEEETMESETSKISCPRERMHQEPFNFETTVAGADKGEGILPNSDMLRDSKDNLDKDAVTRYPRYKKYQLACTKNVYNTSHISTSGFASTFSEESSGNSLKSGLAMGQIKSEPQNEENDEESITLCLSGDEPDIRDKEGDVEMDRKQPSPTCVDRPKSGSSPSCLRSFFNRTKSIDLVGFPSTSQQHFGRSPACPFEKGTTQGDHKTDYVPFTGNYGQSHAMQKDASNFTVGSPLRGPGFETLCKQEGELDRRSVIFSSNACDQVNTSVHSYSGVSSLDKDLTETVPKGLWAGGSQSLPSSQTYSHSGLTADHLSGRMRPNTSCPVPIKVCPRSPPLETRTRTSSSCSSYSYAEDGSGGSPCSLRLCELSSSPCSQGPRFLAPEHQEPGVVGDGLYNPVRAQIKCEPSYGTNSSDESGSFSEADSESCPVQDRGHEVKLPFPVDQITDLPRNDFQMMIKMHKLTSEQLEFIHDVRRRSKNRIAAQRCRKRKLDCIQNLECEIRKLVCEKEKLLSERNQLKASMGELLDNFSCLSQEVCRDMQSPEQIQALHRYCPVLRPMDLQTATNISPSTGVEQGLATSQCVGEGMQCCSEQGPVQLGASWLPNNVSENCSASGGGLDGAEPGTYPERELPREQSSQTVTVDFCQEMTDKCTTDEQPRKDYT
- the BACH2 gene encoding transcription regulator protein BACH2 isoform X1 — its product is MQLHLCPGVNGMSVDEKTDSPMYVYESTVHCTNILLCLNDQRKQDILCDVTLIVEGKEFRAHRAVLAACSEYFLQALVGQTENDLVVSLPEEVTVRGFGPLLQFAYTAKLLLSRENIQEVIHCAEFLRMHNLEDSCFSFLQTQLLNNEDGLFLCKKDTTCQRMHDEENSDGDEEETMESETSKISCPRERMHQEPFNFETTVAGADKGEGILPNSDMLRDSKDNLDKDAVTRYPRYKKYQLACTKNVYNTSHISTSGFASTFSEESSGNSLKSGLAMGQIKSEPQNEENDEESITLCLSGDEPDIRDKEGDVEMDRKQPSPTCVDRPKSGSSPSCLRSFFNRTKSIDLVGFPSTSQQHFGRSPACPFEKGTTQGDHKTDYVPFTGNYGQSHAMQKDASNFTVGSPLRGPGFETLCKQEGELDRRSVIFSSNACDQVNTSVHSYSGVSSLDKDLTETVPKGLWAGGSQSLPSSQTYSHSGLTADHLSGRMRPNTSCPVPIKVCPRSPPLETRTRTSSSCSSYSYAEDGSGGSPCSLRLCELSSSPCSQGPRFLAPEHQEPGVVGDGLYNPVRAQIKCEPSYGTNSSDESGSFSEADSESCPVQDRGHEVKLPFPVDQITDLPRNDFQMMIKMHKLTSEQLEFIHDVRRRSKNRIAAQRCRKRKLDCIQNLECEIRKLVCEKEKLLSERNQLKASMGELLDNFSCLSQEVCRDMQSPEQIQALHRYCPVLRPMDLQTATNISPSTGVEQGLATSQCVGEGMQCCSEQGPVQLGASWLPNNVSENCSASGGGLDGAEPGTYPERELPREQSSQTVTVDFCQEMTDKCTTDEQPRKDYT
- the BACH2 gene encoding transcription regulator protein BACH2 isoform X2, encoding MLSVGVNGMSVDEKTDSPMYVYESTVHCTNILLCLNDQRKQDILCDVTLIVEGKEFRAHRAVLAACSEYFLQALVGQTENDLVVSLPEEVTVRGFGPLLQFAYTAKLLLSRENIQEVIHCAEFLRMHNLEDSCFSFLQTQLLNNEDGLFLCKKDTTCQRMHDEENSDGDEEETMESETSKISCPRERMHQEPFNFETTVAGADKGEGILPNSDMLRDSKDNLDKDAVTRYPRYKKYQLACTKNVYNTSHISTSGFASTFSEESSGNSLKSGLAMGQIKSEPQNEENDEESITLCLSGDEPDIRDKEGDVEMDRKQPSPTCVDRPKSGSSPSCLRSFFNRTKSIDLVGFPSTSQQHFGRSPACPFEKGTTQGDHKTDYVPFTGNYGQSHAMQKDASNFTVGSPLRGPGFETLCKQEGELDRRSVIFSSNACDQVNTSVHSYSGVSSLDKDLTETVPKGLWAGGSQSLPSSQTYSHSGLTADHLSGRMRPNTSCPVPIKVCPRSPPLETRTRTSSSCSSYSYAEDGSGGSPCSLRLCELSSSPCSQGPRFLAPEHQEPGVVGDGLYNPVRAQIKCEPSYGTNSSDESGSFSEADSESCPVQDRGHEVKLPFPVDQITDLPRNDFQMMIKMHKLTSEQLEFIHDVRRRSKNRIAAQRCRKRKLDCIQNLECEIRKLVCEKEKLLSERNQLKASMGELLDNFSCLSQEVCRDMQSPEQIQALHRYCPVLRPMDLQTATNISPSTGVEQGLATSQCVGEGMQCCSEQGPVQLGASWLPNNVSENCSASGGGLDGAEPGTYPERELPREQSSQTVTVDFCQEMTDKCTTDEQPRKDYT